In Candidatus Syntrophoarchaeum caldarius, one DNA window encodes the following:
- a CDS encoding molybdopterin biosynthesis protein MoeA produces the protein MTAMFQRKITASRAIAMVHSSIHPLNSELIKFSDASGRVLAADIHACCDHPPFDRAAMDGYAVIASSTFYATPENPIRLREGSEAVRIMTGKPVPEGFDAVVMMEYTREAGEGIIEISRAVVPGKNVASRGEDIRAGSLILGKGRRLLPHDLGTLAAAGVTSVPVLRSPVVAIISTGDEIVDPEELDDAGRRAGKVADINSFTLASLVADAGGKPVRCGIVKDEFETLKRAIRSVSGFDLILVSGGSSVGDKDYLAAIIDQLGELLFHGVSVKPGGPVGFGFLDQTPVFILPGYPVAAIVAFELFVRPALNIMQGLDAGMMPYKVIRAELLRKIPSQVGRLDFVRVKIQNKEGKIALEPLGTGGSGSIGRMSVADGFILVDEPLEGIDAGSMVEAYCYPVVEV, from the coding sequence ATGACTGCGATGTTCCAGCGAAAGATCACAGCCAGTCGTGCGATCGCAATGGTACACTCGTCGATCCATCCACTCAACTCTGAACTAATAAAGTTCTCTGATGCATCAGGAAGAGTACTTGCAGCCGACATTCATGCTTGTTGCGATCATCCGCCATTTGATAGAGCTGCAATGGATGGCTATGCGGTTATCGCAAGCTCCACCTTCTATGCAACCCCTGAAAATCCGATCAGACTGCGAGAAGGGTCTGAGGCAGTGCGTATCATGACGGGAAAGCCTGTACCTGAGGGGTTTGATGCTGTTGTGATGATGGAGTATACAAGAGAGGCTGGCGAGGGCATTATCGAGATTTCACGGGCAGTTGTTCCAGGAAAGAATGTGGCATCGAGGGGTGAGGATATCAGGGCAGGAAGTTTAATTCTTGGTAAGGGTAGACGATTGCTCCCGCATGATCTGGGAACGCTCGCTGCAGCTGGTGTCACCTCAGTCCCTGTCCTGAGGTCTCCTGTGGTTGCGATCATCTCAACAGGTGATGAAATCGTTGATCCTGAAGAACTCGATGATGCAGGCAGGCGTGCTGGAAAGGTTGCTGATATCAACAGCTTCACGCTTGCATCCCTCGTCGCCGATGCAGGCGGAAAACCTGTGCGATGTGGTATTGTTAAGGATGAGTTCGAAACCCTCAAACGTGCGATAAGGTCTGTTTCTGGCTTTGATCTGATTCTTGTAAGTGGTGGAAGCTCTGTCGGTGATAAAGACTATCTTGCGGCAATTATTGATCAACTTGGCGAGCTTCTGTTTCATGGTGTTTCTGTGAAGCCTGGTGGACCCGTGGGTTTTGGTTTTCTCGATCAAACGCCCGTATTCATCCTACCTGGTTATCCTGTTGCTGCCATCGTTGCATTTGAACTATTTGTGCGCCCTGCACTTAATATTATGCAGGGATTGGATGCAGGGATGATGCCGTATAAGGTGATCCGTGCAGAACTTCTTCGAAAGATACCTTCGCAGGTTGGGAGGCTTGATTTTGTGCGGGTAAAGATACAGAATAAAGAGGGAAAGATCGCCCTTGAACCACTTGGTACAGGTGGATCGGGTTCGATCGGTAGAATGAGTGTAGCAGATGGATTTATTCTGGTGGATGAACCGCTTGAGGGTATCGATGCTGGTAGTATGGTTGAGGCATACTGTTATCCAGTGGTGGAGGTTTGA
- a CDS encoding molybdopterin-guanine dinucleotide biosynthesis protein A, giving the protein MRAAVILAGGRGSRFGFRDKSLIQLNGKPLLAHVIDALYDLVEEILISLRSYKQAKKLDKIIEGKNIRIVVDEVEGYGPIAGINAAMKALTSEVVFLTGCDMPNLKTDVIKQLFMLIEDYDAVVPIWENGDIESLHSVYRRDSTLTATDLCISHGEKKLFEFINRLDVRYVRIDEIKRLDPSLLTFSNINSPEDIIVAAGHHAKL; this is encoded by the coding sequence ATGCGCGCGGCGGTAATACTTGCAGGTGGAAGAGGTTCAAGGTTCGGTTTTAGAGATAAATCACTGATTCAGCTCAATGGAAAGCCGCTCCTCGCGCATGTAATAGATGCCCTCTACGATCTGGTTGAAGAGATTCTCATATCACTCCGATCCTATAAACAGGCGAAAAAACTCGATAAAATCATTGAGGGAAAAAATATCAGGATTGTAGTTGATGAAGTCGAGGGATATGGTCCTATAGCAGGTATAAATGCTGCAATGAAGGCTCTTACTTCAGAGGTTGTTTTTCTAACCGGCTGTGACATGCCAAACCTGAAGACAGATGTTATCAAGCAATTATTTATGTTGATCGAGGATTATGATGCTGTTGTTCCGATTTGGGAGAATGGGGATATAGAAAGCCTCCACAGCGTTTACAGGCGGGATTCTACGCTAACTGCAACAGACCTCTGTATCAGTCATGGTGAGAAAAAACTCTTTGAATTTATAAATCGGCTCGACGTGAGATATGTGCGTATTGATGAGATTAAGCGCCTTGACCCATCACTTTTGACATTCTCAAATATCAACAGTCCCGAGGATATCATTGTCGCGGCAGGTCATCATGCGAAACTTTAA
- a CDS encoding 50S ribosomal protein L40: MARFPEAEARILNVKICTHCNARNPVRATRCRKCGYKGLRMKSRERKR, from the coding sequence ATGGCAAGATTTCCTGAAGCAGAGGCACGGATACTCAATGTGAAGATATGCACCCACTGTAATGCAAGAAACCCGGTGCGTGCAACGAGATGCAGAAAATGTGGATATAAGGGGCTTAGGATGAAGTCCCGGGAGAGAAAACGGTAG
- a CDS encoding exonuclease: MNLDEDLKDVLRLKKELSIEFEGRSIENIFDGEVVENEYGECYCIRRSAEVSSKIFKIDENAILTDLKVLPGIGDRTADKLKAEGYETIRDLTGHPLWEECAKNFLNLLDRENRNELNTEICSRFPASHPIHLYLSERHDEFLLFDLETMGLFGEPIILFGAARLKLKSAPSLEVSQFLLRGLSDEVSAIAAFKDEFDGLPLITFNGRRFDLPYFKRRATSYGIRHSFDGLHLDLLHFSRRFLSNNLPDCRLSTIEAHILGVKRDIDMPGSLVPAFYKEFLETGNAASLIPIVEHNFQDVVSLGELFLHLKKVSCID, translated from the coding sequence ATGAACCTTGATGAAGATCTGAAGGATGTCCTCAGGCTCAAGAAAGAGCTTTCAATCGAGTTTGAGGGTAGATCGATTGAGAACATCTTCGATGGAGAGGTGGTTGAGAACGAGTATGGTGAGTGCTACTGCATAAGGAGATCTGCCGAAGTGTCATCGAAAATCTTTAAGATAGATGAGAATGCCATTCTAACAGACCTCAAGGTTCTTCCAGGAATAGGAGATCGGACAGCTGATAAATTGAAGGCTGAAGGTTATGAGACGATTCGAGATCTAACAGGACATCCTTTATGGGAGGAGTGTGCAAAAAACTTTTTGAATCTACTCGATCGTGAAAATCGCAATGAACTCAATACCGAGATTTGCAGTCGCTTTCCTGCATCACACCCAATCCACCTCTATCTCTCTGAGCGCCATGATGAGTTTCTACTCTTCGATCTCGAGACGATGGGTCTTTTTGGCGAGCCTATTATTTTGTTCGGTGCTGCCAGGTTGAAGTTGAAGAGCGCCCCCTCACTTGAAGTTTCCCAGTTTCTGCTGAGAGGACTATCTGATGAGGTAAGTGCGATTGCTGCCTTTAAAGATGAATTTGATGGGCTGCCCCTGATCACATTCAACGGAAGGAGGTTTGACCTGCCATATTTCAAACGCCGGGCCACATCTTATGGTATAAGACATTCTTTCGATGGATTACACCTTGATCTGCTCCATTTTTCACGGCGATTTTTATCAAATAATCTCCCGGACTGTAGATTATCCACAATTGAAGCGCATATACTCGGTGTTAAGCGAGATATTGACATGCCAGGTTCACTTGTGCCCGCGTTCTACAAGGAGTTTCTTGAAACAGGAAATGCAGCCAGTCTCATCCCAATCGTTGAACACAACTTCCAGGATGTCGTCTCACTCGGAGAGCTTTTTCTACATCTAAAAAAAGTATCCTGCATCGATTAA
- a CDS encoding dihydroorotate dehydrogenase 1B, whose amino-acid sequence MVDLRVNIGIELQNPLILSSGILGSSVGMLKRLAGTGAGALITKSITENPRVGHENPTVIEVAPGIILNAMGLPNPGVDLFLNELEEEDELKIPIIPSVAGYNEDEFGRVAARFEDAGYEMVELNISCPHSTEFSTGKVIAQDTGRTSQVISAVREITSLKLIVKLSPNVTDIVEFAEVALDAGADALSLINTLEALEVDPFFEVPVLGNIFGGQSGESVRCIAQRKIADIALAMHSDRIRNVPLIGIGGVRTPEDVFRFILLGVDAVGIGSSILYEDLAIFENILDGLERMMVDKGYESLDVFRGKAILRIAEMMV is encoded by the coding sequence ATGGTTGATCTCAGGGTAAATATTGGGATAGAACTGCAAAATCCATTGATTCTTTCATCAGGGATACTTGGCTCGAGCGTCGGGATGCTGAAACGCCTTGCAGGAACCGGTGCTGGAGCGTTGATCACGAAATCGATCACAGAAAACCCGAGAGTGGGGCATGAGAACCCGACTGTTATTGAGGTTGCTCCAGGGATTATCCTGAATGCAATGGGACTTCCAAATCCAGGTGTTGATCTATTTCTGAATGAGCTTGAGGAGGAGGACGAACTTAAAATCCCGATCATCCCGAGTGTTGCAGGATACAATGAGGATGAGTTTGGAAGAGTTGCAGCAAGGTTTGAGGATGCAGGCTACGAGATGGTCGAGCTTAATATCTCCTGCCCACATTCAACTGAGTTTTCGACAGGAAAAGTTATTGCACAGGATACTGGGCGGACATCTCAGGTTATCAGTGCGGTTAGAGAAATAACATCACTTAAACTTATCGTTAAACTCAGTCCAAACGTAACAGACATAGTTGAGTTTGCCGAAGTGGCACTTGATGCAGGAGCAGATGCCCTCTCACTCATAAATACACTCGAAGCACTTGAGGTCGATCCATTCTTTGAGGTTCCGGTGCTTGGCAATATTTTTGGTGGTCAATCAGGTGAATCCGTGAGGTGTATTGCACAGCGGAAGATCGCAGATATTGCACTTGCGATGCACAGTGACAGAATCAGAAATGTACCGCTCATCGGAATTGGTGGGGTTAGAACGCCTGAAGACGTCTTCAGATTCATCTTACTCGGCGTTGATGCAGTTGGTATCGGGAGTTCGATCCTTTACGAGGATCTTGCAATCTTTGAAAATATTCTTGATGGTTTAGAGCGGATGATGGTGGATAAGGGCTATGAATCGCTCGATGTATTCAGGGGAAAGGCGATTTTACGAATCGCTGAGATGATGGTGTGA
- a CDS encoding cell division ATPase MinD, archaeal, translating into MTAVVYTIASGKGGTGKTTTTANLGTALAALGKRVVILDADIGMANLGLVMGLEKHPITLHEVLSGNARIEDAIYAGPAGVMVAPCGVSLKGFQNSNPERLKDVMGSLVEQFDIMLIDAPAGISKDAVIPMAIADEVILVVNPEISSMADALKTKVLTEMVGGKVMGAIVNRAGMEKVDIPKQKVAELLNTVVIGVIPEDANVRRAAAFKTPLVVNTPKSPAAVAYKKIAAKLGGVEYKEGPTNNGKKESFVEKLAKSLFGGKK; encoded by the coding sequence ATGACCGCTGTGGTATACACGATCGCTTCTGGAAAAGGTGGAACTGGTAAAACAACAACCACCGCCAACCTTGGCACAGCGCTGGCCGCACTCGGAAAGCGAGTTGTAATCCTTGATGCAGATATCGGGATGGCTAACCTCGGGCTTGTGATGGGTCTTGAAAAGCATCCCATTACGCTGCACGAGGTACTCAGTGGCAACGCACGTATCGAGGATGCAATATATGCAGGTCCTGCAGGTGTTATGGTTGCACCCTGCGGCGTGTCGCTGAAAGGATTTCAGAACTCAAATCCAGAGCGCCTCAAGGATGTGATGGGTTCACTTGTTGAGCAGTTTGATATAATGCTGATCGACGCTCCTGCGGGTATCAGTAAGGATGCTGTAATCCCGATGGCGATAGCAGATGAGGTAATTCTCGTCGTTAACCCTGAAATATCTTCGATGGCAGATGCACTCAAAACAAAAGTACTGACCGAGATGGTTGGTGGAAAAGTCATGGGCGCGATCGTCAACCGTGCAGGGATGGAGAAGGTGGATATACCGAAACAGAAGGTTGCAGAACTTTTAAACACCGTTGTTATAGGTGTGATACCAGAAGATGCGAATGTACGAAGGGCAGCAGCTTTTAAGACACCGCTTGTGGTAAACACTCCAAAATCACCTGCAGCTGTGGCATACAAGAAGATTGCAGCCAAGCTCGGTGGTGTTGAATATAAAGAAGGTCCCACAAATAACGGCAAAAAAGAATCATTTGTCGAGAAGCTCGCAAAATCGTTGTTTGGGGGTAAAAAGTAA
- a CDS encoding type II secretion system protein E, with the protein MGVDTDLESIESVTDQSKTDLDLDMSIFLDNKKDELMEFFDDDVLENFDKTLQEIEYKELVYDTSDVKKEAKGLKRLKNLFKKQLEIEPYDPDLHGPLCVFEGLPGYEEVERYWLREPYSFAVILYNRDSDDHIYYVVEPYMRDFEKVLLQDIKNRLRDTLIAVKLDEETNKELILKEKVNEIILDYRLRLEPVTYHKILYYVLRDYLELDKLTPIMQDPLIEDISCNGWDQPVFLFHKNYLNIQTNIYFSEAESNSFVVKLAQKSGKHISIAEPMVDSTMPDGSRIQMTLGKEVTTHGSTFTIRKFKDVPISPVDLIGWKTFSSESMAYLWMCIENNKSLIFAGGTASGKTSSLNAVSLFIPHKAKIITLEDTRELKLPHPNWIPDVTREALSQDGKGNIDMYELLRAALRQRPEYLLVGEVRGKEALTLFQAMSTGHTTFSTMHADAVDTVIHRLENPPISVPRTMIEALDIVSIQSQTFSGGKRVRRNLELVEISEIDPSTRNIKTIDVFKWDPSRDVFERVGESKVLNDIMTFRAWSRSDMEYELKKRQAVLDYMLENNVRDFDAIATIIHAFQANQEKVMSKLNIKV; encoded by the coding sequence GTGGGTGTGGACACGGATCTTGAATCAATCGAATCAGTGACTGACCAGAGCAAAACAGATCTTGATCTTGATATGAGCATCTTTCTTGATAATAAGAAAGATGAACTGATGGAATTTTTTGATGATGATGTCCTCGAAAATTTTGATAAAACCCTTCAGGAGATCGAGTACAAAGAACTTGTCTATGATACATCCGACGTAAAAAAAGAGGCAAAGGGACTGAAAAGACTCAAGAACCTCTTTAAGAAGCAGCTTGAGATCGAACCTTATGATCCTGATCTACATGGTCCCCTGTGCGTCTTTGAGGGGTTACCTGGCTATGAAGAGGTTGAACGGTACTGGCTTCGGGAACCCTACTCCTTTGCGGTGATTCTCTACAACAGGGACAGTGATGATCACATATATTATGTCGTTGAACCATATATGCGCGATTTTGAGAAGGTCCTGCTCCAGGACATCAAGAATCGGCTTCGCGATACTCTGATTGCGGTTAAACTTGACGAAGAGACCAACAAAGAACTGATTCTCAAGGAAAAAGTGAACGAGATTATTCTTGATTACAGACTGCGTCTTGAACCCGTTACCTACCATAAGATTCTCTACTACGTGCTGAGGGATTATCTGGAACTGGACAAACTCACACCGATCATGCAGGATCCACTGATAGAGGATATCTCATGCAATGGATGGGATCAACCTGTATTCCTCTTCCATAAGAACTACCTTAACATACAGACGAATATTTACTTCAGCGAGGCTGAGTCAAACTCGTTCGTGGTGAAGCTCGCACAGAAGAGCGGAAAACACATCTCAATCGCAGAACCAATGGTTGATTCCACGATGCCAGATGGCAGCAGGATACAGATGACGCTTGGAAAGGAAGTGACAACCCATGGTTCAACATTCACGATCAGAAAGTTCAAGGATGTCCCGATAAGCCCTGTGGATCTCATTGGATGGAAGACTTTTTCCTCTGAATCGATGGCGTACCTCTGGATGTGTATCGAGAATAACAAGAGCCTCATCTTTGCAGGGGGGACAGCTTCTGGCAAGACCTCTTCGCTCAATGCGGTCTCACTCTTCATCCCGCACAAAGCAAAAATCATCACACTCGAGGATACAAGAGAGCTTAAACTACCACATCCGAACTGGATACCAGATGTAACCCGCGAAGCGCTTTCACAGGATGGAAAAGGAAATATCGACATGTACGAGCTTCTAAGAGCTGCACTTAGACAGCGCCCTGAATATTTGCTGGTAGGCGAGGTCAGGGGCAAAGAAGCGCTGACGTTATTCCAGGCAATGTCAACCGGGCATACAACCTTCTCAACGATGCATGCTGATGCAGTCGATACGGTGATCCACAGGCTTGAAAACCCACCGATCAGTGTCCCGAGAACGATGATAGAGGCGCTTGATATCGTATCGATCCAGTCCCAGACATTCTCTGGAGGAAAAAGGGTGAGGCGAAACCTTGAGCTTGTGGAGATCAGCGAGATCGACCCGTCAACACGGAATATCAAGACGATCGACGTCTTCAAATGGGATCCGTCAAGAGATGTATTCGAGCGTGTCGGAGAATCGAAGGTTCTCAATGATATTATGACATTCAGGGCATGGAGCAGGAGTGATATGGAGTATGAACTGAAGAAACGGCAGGCAGTGCTTGATTACATGCTTGAAAACAACGTGAGGGATTTTGATGCGATAGCAACGATAATTCACGCTTTCCAGGCAAATCAGGAGAAAGTCATGAGCAAACTCAATATTAAGGTATAA
- a CDS encoding type II secretion system F domain protein, which yields MFENINFFMRFAFSIFGPRLKRNKDNYIQLQTDLRKARMPISYDMYMSAAQGYALVAGIFGGILGLILAYLIINVFGIPDNFTNLHLPQSLLWMNAHVETLLTIFLFFFTAMIFSATVYVFFYIYPSLVAGGKKAEINKMLPHGIRFMYALSKGGANIIEILRALARNEDTYGEISKEAEAIIKYIDFLGYDLREALLHAGEETPSDNFRELIDGLLTIIDSGGDMTRFLSDKTIEYMQIAKIEQKGFLETLALMAESYVTAFVAGPLFIIIIEVVMTLMGSGQMMALYAIIYMVIPVGSLMFVMMIYLISPSDITNAPILKTEFSYDAEDVEIEDVDPEDVEAYTQYKKSKKTYALKEMLKHPLKPFKENPILVLAVSGPLALITVIAGVGMNFDDFRMDPVGVIDDYLVLAAFVMFLPLVIFYEAKRRRHKKIKSQVPNFLKGVASTNASGMTLTQSIEVIAKSTSGAIGEDIARMWRDLEWGISVRDAFVRFANRVKMASLSRTVTLLTETMRTSGEVADTLYLSAKDTEMAEELDRERFTNMLIYIIIIYIAFFVFIGIIFIISTSFLPVMASAGKDVASSGMSAEGFLGEFDIDLFKRIFLHASLLQGFCSGLIAGQMGEGEFLAGFKHSLIMVLIAYIAFTVFI from the coding sequence ATGTTCGAAAATATCAATTTCTTCATGCGTTTTGCATTCTCGATCTTTGGTCCACGACTAAAGCGGAACAAGGATAACTATATTCAACTTCAGACAGATCTCAGGAAGGCGCGCATGCCGATCTCATATGATATGTATATGTCAGCAGCACAGGGCTACGCACTGGTAGCAGGCATTTTTGGTGGCATACTGGGTCTTATACTTGCATATCTTATCATAAACGTATTTGGGATTCCTGATAACTTCACAAACCTGCATTTACCACAGAGCCTTTTATGGATGAACGCACACGTGGAGACTCTGCTCACGATATTCCTCTTCTTCTTTACCGCGATGATATTTTCAGCAACGGTCTATGTATTCTTCTACATATACCCTTCACTCGTTGCAGGAGGTAAGAAGGCAGAGATAAACAAGATGCTCCCGCATGGGATACGATTCATGTATGCACTCTCGAAAGGTGGTGCAAACATCATCGAGATATTGAGGGCGCTTGCAAGAAATGAAGATACATATGGTGAGATTTCGAAAGAAGCAGAGGCGATCATCAAGTACATTGACTTTTTGGGGTACGATCTGAGAGAGGCGCTGCTTCACGCAGGTGAGGAGACGCCATCTGATAACTTCAGGGAACTCATTGATGGACTTCTGACAATAATCGACAGTGGTGGGGACATGACTCGATTCCTCAGTGATAAGACGATCGAGTACATGCAGATCGCCAAGATTGAGCAGAAAGGATTCCTTGAAACGCTTGCGCTAATGGCTGAATCCTATGTGACAGCGTTTGTAGCGGGACCGCTCTTTATCATCATCATCGAGGTTGTGATGACGCTGATGGGTTCGGGGCAGATGATGGCGCTCTATGCAATTATATATATGGTCATCCCGGTTGGATCGCTGATGTTTGTCATGATGATATATCTGATCTCGCCGAGTGACATTACAAATGCACCCATTCTGAAGACCGAGTTCTCATATGATGCTGAAGATGTGGAGATTGAAGATGTTGATCCTGAAGATGTGGAGGCATACACTCAGTACAAAAAATCCAAGAAAACATATGCTTTAAAGGAGATGCTTAAGCATCCGCTCAAACCGTTCAAGGAGAATCCCATATTGGTACTCGCTGTGAGCGGTCCACTTGCTCTGATCACCGTGATTGCGGGGGTTGGAATGAACTTCGATGACTTCAGGATGGACCCGGTGGGGGTCATCGATGACTATCTTGTGCTTGCTGCATTTGTGATGTTTCTGCCGCTTGTCATATTTTATGAAGCGAAACGGAGGCGACACAAGAAAATTAAATCCCAGGTGCCAAACTTTTTGAAAGGAGTTGCCAGCACAAACGCAAGTGGAATGACACTCACCCAGTCAATTGAGGTGATAGCAAAGTCAACAAGTGGAGCAATAGGAGAGGATATCGCCCGTATGTGGCGTGATCTTGAATGGGGGATCAGCGTCAGGGATGCGTTTGTCCGTTTTGCAAACAGGGTCAAGATGGCATCGCTATCAAGAACTGTCACACTCCTGACTGAGACGATGCGAACGAGCGGGGAGGTTGCTGATACACTCTATCTCTCTGCAAAGGATACTGAGATGGCAGAGGAGCTTGATAGAGAACGGTTTACAAATATGCTGATTTATATAATTATAATCTATATCGCATTCTTTGTATTCATAGGGATTATATTCATCATCTCAACCTCGTTCCTTCCTGTGATGGCATCGGCTGGAAAAGATGTTGCAAGTTCTGGTATGAGTGCAGAAGGCTTCCTTGGTGAGTTCGATATCGATCTCTTCAAGCGAATCTTCCTTCACGCATCGCTTCTGCAGGGATTCTGCTCAGGTCTTATTGCAGGCCAGATGGGGGAGGGGGAGTTTCTTGCAGGTTTTAAGCACTCGCTGATCATGGTCCTGATAGCATATATAGCGTTCACGGTGTTTATATGA
- a CDS encoding type II restriction endonuclease MjaVIP has protein sequence MAILDDKTAQSQRTRIGRRLEDIAIHILNQFLNSHDIYAVKGERNPLVKFLKSEVLADCLIEYNKLPVKNSCRQKQIDEYPDTDILILYHLDGDWKILGVINCKVSFHSREVMVTFWGLTVRISTNIKYVCLTQDADQYRKKRSELGKSCDESTSARRLLESFTDGIYIIKNYASTDDPELKADIERFKGFFDQLDDLELVRMKSTTYFDDPNYEHHTAYCQKVRPFDDLIFDILRWKLESS, from the coding sequence ATGGCGATTTTGGATGATAAAACCGCTCAAAGTCAAAGAACCAGGATCGGGAGGCGGCTTGAAGATATCGCAATTCACATCTTGAACCAGTTTTTAAATTCACACGATATTTATGCGGTCAAAGGTGAAAGAAACCCTTTGGTCAAATTTCTAAAGAGCGAGGTACTTGCAGATTGCCTGATCGAATATAACAAGCTACCTGTAAAGAATAGCTGCAGGCAGAAACAGATAGATGAGTATCCAGATACCGACATTCTCATTTTATACCACTTAGATGGAGACTGGAAGATCTTGGGGGTCATCAACTGTAAGGTCTCATTCCATTCAAGAGAGGTTATGGTTACATTCTGGGGTTTGACCGTCAGAATCAGCACAAATATAAAATACGTCTGTTTAACACAGGACGCCGATCAATACAGAAAGAAAAGGAGCGAACTTGGAAAATCATGCGATGAATCCACATCTGCGAGAAGATTGCTGGAGAGTTTTACAGATGGGATATACATCATCAAGAACTATGCGAGCACAGACGATCCAGAGCTAAAAGCAGACATAGAGCGTTTTAAGGGTTTCTTTGATCAGCTCGATGATTTAGAACTCGTTAGAATGAAATCCACGACTTACTTTGACGATCCTAACTATGAGCATCACACAGCATATTGCCAGAAGGTAAGACCGTTTGATGATCTAATCTTCGATATATTGAGATGGAAACTGGAATCATCTTAG
- a CDS encoding DNA (cytosine-5-)-methyltransferase, with the protein MSRDPYFQIRDITIYNDDFLANRSIEDSTIDLIVTSPPYNVDIGYGSFDDEIPYDLYLEFTEKWLERAYNLVKDDGRFCLNIPLDKNKGGQQSVYADIVTIAKQIGWNYHSTIIWNEQNISRRTAWGSWLSASAPYVIAPVEMIAVLYKNSWKKTSGSGKSDIVKDEFMEWTNGVWNFSGESKKRIGHPAPFPLELPRRCIKLFTFVGDTVLDPFMGSGTTLVACALTGRKGIGVEIDREYCEIAKNRLISEAGINQLKLDIVAEEIV; encoded by the coding sequence ATGAGCAGAGACCCTTACTTTCAGATCAGAGATATAACGATATACAACGATGATTTCTTAGCCAACCGATCTATTGAAGATAGCACAATAGACTTAATCGTAACTTCTCCCCCTTACAACGTCGATATCGGCTACGGCTCTTTTGATGATGAGATTCCGTACGATCTTTATCTTGAATTTACAGAAAAATGGCTTGAGCGAGCATACAATCTTGTTAAAGATGATGGGAGGTTCTGCCTGAACATACCGCTTGATAAGAACAAAGGAGGACAGCAAAGTGTCTATGCTGATATTGTCACCATCGCAAAGCAGATCGGCTGGAACTATCACTCAACGATCATCTGGAATGAGCAGAATATATCGAGAAGAACTGCATGGGGCTCATGGCTCTCTGCATCGGCTCCTTATGTTATAGCCCCTGTTGAGATGATCGCAGTCCTGTATAAGAATAGCTGGAAGAAGACGAGCGGAAGTGGAAAGTCCGATATTGTGAAGGATGAGTTTATGGAGTGGACAAATGGGGTATGGAACTTCTCAGGTGAGAGTAAAAAACGAATCGGGCATCCTGCACCGTTTCCCCTTGAGCTTCCAAGAAGATGTATAAAGTTATTCACATTTGTGGGTGATACGGTGCTCGATCCTTTTATGGGTAGTGGTACAACCCTGGTCGCCTGTGCCCTGACTGGCAGGAAGGGAATAGGGGTTGAGATCGATAGAGAATACTGTGAGATTGCAAAGAACAGGTTGATATCAGAGGCGGGCATAAATCAACTTAAGCTCGACATAGTGGCTGAAGAGATCGTATGA